The Danio rerio strain Tuebingen ecotype United States chromosome 10, GRCz12tu, whole genome shotgun sequence genome contains a region encoding:
- the gabrr3a gene encoding gamma-aminobutyric acid receptor subunit rho-3a precursor — protein MNLALAALRLMCLAWLWPVAWLKGSNTQNQRRHKDVYLGENTKHKFGGRIDFKTKKSDSTKSLLIKSEQLLRIEDHDFAMRPGFGGSAIPVGIDVQVESIDGISEVNMDFTMTLYLRHYWQDDRLAFPSSNNKSRTFDARLVKKIWVPDVFFVHSKRSFIHDTTMENIMLRVFPDGNILYSVRITVTALCSMDFSRFPLDTQNCSLELESYAYNENDLMLYWKNGNDSLRTDEIALSQFFIEEFHPSYGLAFYSSTGWYNRLYINFILRRHIFFFMLQTYFPTMLMVMLSWVSFWIDRRAVPARVSLGITTVLTMSTIITGVSASMPQVSYVKAVDIYLWASFLFVFLSVIEYAAVNYFTTVEEMKKLQKGKLPASYDATQAMAYDGCFHDDIDASPFPELPTTPSTTRTIPARASSTEPPPTEGTRLWRKRSVGKNIRFIMSNSYMIDSYSRILFPLAYLLFNIIYWCIYS, from the exons acGAATAGACTTTAAAACTAAGAAGTCTGACAGCACCAAATCTCTGCTGATTAAATCAGAGCAGCTCTTGAGAATCGAAGATCACGACTTCGCCATGAGGCCTGGTTTTGGAG GTTCGGCTATTCCAGTGGGCATCGATGTGCAAGTGGAGAGCATTGACGGCATTTCAGAGGTCAATATG GACTTCACCATGACACTGTACCTCAGGCATTACTGGCAGGACGACAGGCTGGCCTTCCCCTCCAGCAATAACAAGAGCCGAACATTTGACGCGCGGCTGGTGAAAAAGATCTGGGTGCCAGACGTCTTCTTTGTTCACTCCAAGCGTTCCTTCATTCATGACACGACCATGGAAAACATCATGCTCAGAGTCTTTCCAGACGGGAACATTCTTTACAGCGTCAG AATCACAGTGACGGCCCTCTGCTCCATGGACTTCAGCCGCTTCCCACTGGACACACAGAACTGCTCTCTGGAGCTGGAGAGCT ACGCGTACAATGAGAACGACCTCATGCTCTATTGGAAGAATGGGAACGATTCATTAAGGACTGACGAGATTGCACTCTCGCAGTTTTTTATTGAAGAATTCCACCCTTCCTACGGGCTTGCCTTCTACAGCAGCACTG GCTGGTATAACAGGCTGTACATAAACTTCATCCTCAGGAGACACATATTCTTCTTCATGCTGCAGACATACTTTCCCACAATGCTAATGGTCATGCTCTCTTGGGTTTCCTTCTGGATTGACAGGAGAGCCGTGCCGGCCCGCGTCTCTCTAG GAATCACCACCGTGTTGACCATGTCCACCATCATCACGGGCGTGTCGGCCTCCATGCCGCAGGTGTCCTATGTGAAAGCGGTCGACATCTACCTGTGGGCCAGTTTCCTCTTCGTGTTCCTGTCGGTCATTGAATACGCTGCAGTGAATTACTTCACCACAGTGGAGGAGATGAAGAAACTCCAGAAAGGAAAG CTTCCAGCTTCCTACGACGCGACTCAGGCGATGGCGTACGACGGCTGTTTTCACGACGACATCGACGCGTCGCCGTTCCCCGAACTGCCCACCACGCCGAGCACCACGCGCACCATCCCGGCAAGAGCCTCATCCACCGAGCCGCCGCCGACCGAGGGCACGAGACTCTGGAGGAAGCGCTCGGTCGGCAAAAACATCCGCTTTATCATGAGCAACAGCTACATGATCGACTCCTACTCCAGAATTCTCTTTCCACTGGCCTATCTGCTCTTCAACATCATCTACTGGTGCATTTACTCCTGA